A genomic segment from Octopus sinensis linkage group LG4, ASM634580v1, whole genome shotgun sequence encodes:
- the LOC115210443 gene encoding general transcription factor II-I repeat domain-containing protein 2-like has translation MCPENVDLFSAISLSANTVARRVEHIERNIKSQLKDKASKFVCFSVALDESIDVSDTSQLLLFIRGINANFEITEELVSVHSMHGTTTGIDIFREVEKSVAEYNLEWKKLKCITTDGGRNMCGTKKGLVGQINKVIENSGGLKPLVLHCILHQQALCGKHLDLSSVLDPVISTVNYIRSHGLKHRQFRDFLEEMNAEFPDLPYYTSVRWLSYGKILARFFELRTEIEIF, from the coding sequence ATGTGTCCAGAAAACGTAGATTTATTTTCCGCAATTAGTCTTTCTGCGAACACTGTTGCTCGTAGGGTTgaacatattgaaagaaatattaaatcacagCTAAaagacaaagccagcaagtttgtaTGCTTTTCTGTTGCACTTGATGAGTCAATTGATGTATCAGACACATCCCAATTGTTATTGTTCATCAGAGGAATAAATGCCAATTTTGAGATTACTGAGGAACTTGTATCTGTGCACAGCATGCATGGAACAACAACAGgcatagatatttttagagaagtGGAAAAGTCAGTGGCTGAGTATAATTTGGAATGGAAAAAACTAAAATGCATAACAACAGATGGTGGCAGAAATATGTGTGGAACCAAAAAGGGCTTAGTTGGGCAAATTAACAAAGTAATTGAGAATTCCGGTGGATTGAAACCTTTGGTATTGCATTGTATTCTTCATCAGCAAGCACTGTGTGGAAAGCATCTTGATTTATCATCTGTATTAGATCCTGTGATTTCCACTGTTAACTACATAAGATCTCATGGACTCAAACATCGCCAATTTCGTGATTTCTTGGAGGAAATGAATGCTGAGTTTCCAGACCTACCTTACTATACTTCAGTAAGATGGCTTAGCTATGGAAAAATTCTGGCTAGATTTTTTGAGCTTCgaactgaaattgaaatattttaa
- the LOC115210444 gene encoding general transcription factor II-I repeat domain-containing protein 2B-like, which translates to MHLNDFNLRIQGETSLICDLYSKVKAFRKKLILFESQLTRSCFTHFSRCDKYRQEAATPFPNLFAQDVILALKQQFEERFSDLDACSSKLRIFENPFNSVIGDLPSELQMEVIDLQSNDILKDKYKEGNLIEFYKCLPSDQFLHLRRFACEFISVFGTTYLCEKTFSKMKYTKSCYRSQLSDEHLNALLVIGTTHFEPQLDKILSEMKQFHVSPIDQS; encoded by the coding sequence ATGCATCTCAATGATTTCAACCTACGGATACAAGGTGAAACTTCACTCATCTGTGATTTGTACTCAAAGGTGAAAGCTTTTCGTAAGAAATTAATACTATTTGAAAGTCAGTTAACAAGAAGCTGCTTTACTCATTTTTCACGATGTGACAAATATAGACAGGAAGCTGCCACTCCATTTCCAAACTTGTTTGCTCAAGATGTCATTTTAGCTTTGAAACAACAGTTTGAAGAACGTTTTTCTGATCTTGATGCATGTTCTTCAAAactaagaatttttgaaaatccaTTTAACTCTGTTATTGGAGACTTACCTTCTGAGTTACAAATGGAAGTTATTGATTTGCAATCCAATGACATCCTGAAGGACAAATATAAAGAGGGAAATTTGATTGAATTCTACAAATGCCTTCCATCCgaccaatttcttcatttaaggAGGTTTGCCTGTgaattcatttcagtttttgGCACCACATATTTGTGTGAGAAGACTTTTTCAAAGATGAAATACACAAAATCCTGCTACAGATCACAATTGTCTGATGAACATTTAAATGCATTGCTTGTTATTGGAACCACTCATTTTGAACCTCAGTTGGACAAAATTTTGtcagaaatgaaacaatttcatgTTTCCCCTATTGatcaaagttaa